Proteins from one Anaerolineae bacterium genomic window:
- a CDS encoding VOC family protein: protein MAILKSHHIAVSTPDLKRLVDFYTNTLGFPVAGHLGDTITFVDIGGTRLELIEKPDVTEPQEEGRKGMLHIAFEVDDVQKTYEEFRGKGVEFHIPAREARPGLWVAFFRDPDGNVLEFFRATPEAMGLA, encoded by the coding sequence ATGGCTATTCTCAAATCGCATCACATCGCCGTATCGACCCCGGACCTGAAGCGTCTGGTGGACTTCTACACCAACACCCTGGGCTTCCCTGTCGCCGGCCACCTGGGCGACACCATCACGTTTGTGGACATAGGCGGCACCCGGCTGGAGTTAATCGAGAAGCCCGACGTGACCGAGCCCCAGGAAGAGGGGCGCAAGGGAATGCTGCACATCGCCTTCGAGGTCGACGATGTGCAGAAGACCTACGAGGAGTTCAGAGGCAAAGGGGTGGAGTTCCATATTCCGGCACGGGAGGCCCGACCCGGCCTCTGGGTGGCCTTCTTTCGCGACCCTGACGGCAACGTCCTCGAGTTCTTCCGCGCCACTCCCGAGGCGATGGGGCTAGCCTGA
- a CDS encoding sugar phosphate isomerase/epimerase — MKIGFLTACLRGVRLEEIIAWAGANGFQTLELTATPIAEGRPPENVLDVANLDGEGAARLKELCAQAGIEISCLTYCDNNLAADPERRAQIHGHLRRVMDAANLLGVREVSTFVGRNHLTTIQENIEEAVPVFRELLGYAADRGVRLGIENWPGINVQFEGLIGNIFMSPAIWEPLFEALPVDNFGLNFDPSHLYWMGIDYVQAVKDFSERIFHVHTKDTEVLEEVVATAGMFLPRHRWWRYRIPGMGAVDWPAFISALAEYGYDGPLSIEHEDPVWSGSEQRVKEGLLLARKYLSTYVV; from the coding sequence ATGAAGATCGGTTTCCTCACCGCCTGCTTGAGAGGGGTTAGACTGGAGGAGATTATTGCCTGGGCCGGTGCCAACGGCTTTCAGACCCTCGAACTCACCGCCACCCCCATCGCCGAGGGGCGCCCGCCGGAGAACGTGCTCGACGTCGCCAACCTGGACGGCGAAGGGGCTGCCCGCCTCAAGGAGTTGTGCGCCCAGGCGGGCATCGAGATCTCCTGCCTGACCTACTGCGACAACAACCTGGCTGCTGACCCCGAGAGGCGAGCCCAGATCCATGGCCACCTGCGCCGAGTCATGGACGCCGCGAACCTTCTGGGAGTGCGCGAGGTGAGCACCTTCGTGGGGCGCAACCACCTCACCACCATTCAGGAGAACATCGAGGAAGCGGTGCCCGTCTTCCGGGAGCTCCTTGGCTATGCGGCGGATCGGGGCGTGCGTCTGGGCATCGAGAACTGGCCTGGCATCAACGTTCAGTTCGAGGGCCTGATCGGTAACATCTTCATGTCCCCTGCCATCTGGGAACCCCTCTTCGAGGCCCTGCCAGTGGACAACTTCGGCCTCAACTTCGACCCCAGCCACCTCTATTGGATGGGGATAGACTATGTCCAGGCTGTCAAGGACTTCAGCGAACGCATCTTCCACGTGCACACCAAGGACACCGAAGTCTTGGAGGAAGTGGTGGCCACCGCCGGGATGTTCCTGCCTCGGCATCGCTGGTGGCGCTATCGCATCCCCGGCATGGGCGCGGTGGACTGGCCCGCCTTCATTTCCGCCCTGGCGGAGTACGGCTACGACGGACCCCTCAGCATCGAGCACGAGGACCCCGTCTGGAGTGGCAGCGAGCAGCGAGTGAAAGAGGGCCTGCTCTTGGCCCGGAAGTATCTTTCCACTTATGTCGTCTAA
- a CDS encoding aspartate ammonia-lyase: MEGWRIETDSLGEVQVPASAYYGAQTQRAVENFAISGLRPSGRFVKATGWVKLAAARVNGRLGLLEPELAGAIEQAALEVVEGRLQDQFVVDVFQAGAGTSHNMNANEVIANRANEILGQPRGQYRPVHPNDHVNMGQSTNDVIPTAMRLAALSLHQELAAALRDCEEAFRLKSIEFDPVIKAGRTHLQDAVPVTLGQEFGAYADALGHDRDRLDEAADALARLGIGGTAAGTGLNAHPDYHAGMIRELENITGLRLRSMGNLFEAMQSQADVAAYSGALRTLALTLTRIANDLRLLASGPMTGLAEIRLPAVQPGSSIMPGKINPVMAEMLNMVCYHVIGNDACVALGAQAGQLELNVMMPVMAYSLCQSVEVMTNALRSFSERCVRGIEADEERCRYWAERSLAIVTALNPYIGYRQAASVALEALRSGRRVAEVVLERGLLGQEELEAALDLEAMTRGGIQGAG, encoded by the coding sequence GTGGAAGGTTGGCGCATCGAGACGGATTCGCTGGGAGAGGTTCAGGTGCCGGCTTCGGCATACTACGGGGCGCAGACGCAGAGGGCCGTGGAGAACTTCGCCATTAGCGGGCTGCGTCCGAGCGGGCGCTTCGTAAAGGCCACCGGCTGGGTCAAGCTAGCGGCGGCCCGGGTGAACGGGCGGTTGGGGCTGCTGGAGCCCGAGCTAGCCGGCGCCATCGAGCAAGCGGCGCTGGAGGTAGTCGAGGGACGCCTGCAGGACCAGTTCGTGGTGGACGTGTTCCAGGCGGGTGCTGGCACGTCGCATAACATGAACGCCAACGAGGTCATCGCCAACCGCGCCAACGAGATACTGGGGCAGCCCAGGGGCCAGTACCGGCCCGTGCACCCCAACGATCACGTCAATATGGGGCAGTCCACCAATGATGTCATCCCCACGGCCATGCGGCTGGCGGCCCTTTCCCTGCACCAGGAGCTGGCCGCTGCCCTCCGCGACTGCGAGGAAGCCTTCCGGCTGAAGTCCATCGAGTTCGACCCGGTGATCAAGGCGGGCCGCACTCATCTGCAGGATGCGGTGCCGGTGACTTTGGGCCAGGAATTCGGCGCCTACGCTGACGCCCTGGGGCACGACCGGGATCGGTTGGATGAGGCCGCCGACGCGCTGGCACGGCTGGGCATCGGAGGGACGGCCGCCGGCACTGGCCTCAACGCCCATCCCGACTACCACGCGGGGATGATCCGGGAACTGGAGAACATCACGGGCCTGAGGCTGCGCTCCATGGGGAACCTGTTCGAGGCCATGCAGAGCCAGGCCGATGTGGCGGCCTACTCCGGGGCACTGCGGACCCTCGCTCTGACTCTGACCCGCATCGCCAACGACCTGCGCCTGCTGGCCTCTGGCCCCATGACGGGGCTAGCGGAGATCAGGCTGCCGGCGGTGCAGCCAGGCTCGAGCATCATGCCGGGCAAGATCAACCCCGTGATGGCCGAGATGCTCAATATGGTCTGCTACCACGTCATAGGCAACGACGCCTGCGTAGCTCTGGGCGCGCAGGCAGGGCAGCTCGAGCTTAACGTGATGATGCCGGTCATGGCTTACAGCCTCTGCCAGTCTGTCGAGGTGATGACGAACGCCCTGCGCTCGTTCAGCGAACGGTGCGTCCGCGGCATCGAGGCCGACGAGGAGCGGTGCCGATACTGGGCCGAGCGCAGCCTGGCCATCGTCACCGCCCTCAACCCCTACATCGGCTACCGCCAGGCTGCCAGCGTGGCCCTGGAGGCCCTCCGAAGCGGGCGCCGGGTGGCGGAGGTGGTGCTGGAGCGTGGCCTGTTGGGCCAGGAGGAACTAGAAGCGGCGCTCGACCTGGAGGCGATGACGCGCGGCGGCATTCAGGGCGCCGGCTAG
- a CDS encoding ADP-ribosylglycohydrolase family protein, with product MRITKQLLQDELAQRREEGADVDLIEPEVATADPDDEGVLAALYSRLEELGGDANLAAAEPSELEAIREQRGPGPRAYAQAFSETRLADRLYGAWLGRAAGCLLGKPCEGWSHDRIRAYLEPAFEYPLRDYFPLVIPDITGSLLQRARPADWFRGRIGAAPRDDDTDYTVLGLHLIEEHGFDFTTEAVAEEWLSHLPFWQVYTAERVAYANLVNGLKPPDTALYLNPYREWIGAQIRADIFGYVCPGRPEAAAALAYRDARLSHARNGIYGEMWAAACLAAAFVEDDARSVIEVGLSEIPRHSRLATALSQTLAWSDEDDDWQQTWERVNASYGHYHAVHTINNACAVALALLHAEGDFQKAITIAVMCGWDTDCNGATAGSIAGAMLGASSLPARWTAPLNDTLHSAVQGFEVSRLSDLAERTLALARRAL from the coding sequence ATGCGCATCACCAAGCAACTCCTCCAGGACGAGCTCGCCCAGCGGCGCGAAGAGGGCGCGGATGTTGACCTCATCGAGCCCGAGGTTGCCACGGCCGATCCCGACGACGAGGGCGTCCTGGCGGCACTGTACTCCCGCCTGGAGGAGCTGGGCGGAGACGCCAACCTGGCAGCGGCAGAGCCCTCCGAACTGGAGGCCATCCGGGAGCAGCGTGGCCCCGGGCCCCGCGCTTACGCTCAGGCCTTCTCCGAGACCCGGCTGGCCGATCGCCTCTATGGCGCCTGGCTCGGCCGGGCGGCAGGGTGCCTCTTGGGCAAGCCCTGCGAGGGTTGGAGTCACGACCGCATCCGAGCCTACTTGGAGCCCGCCTTCGAGTACCCCCTCCGCGATTACTTCCCCCTGGTCATCCCCGATATCACCGGGAGCCTGTTGCAGCGGGCCCGCCCGGCTGACTGGTTCCGCGGGCGCATCGGCGCCGCTCCCCGGGACGATGATACCGACTACACCGTGCTGGGCTTGCACCTGATCGAGGAGCACGGCTTCGACTTCACCACCGAGGCCGTGGCTGAGGAATGGCTGTCCCATCTGCCCTTCTGGCAAGTGTACACAGCCGAGCGGGTGGCGTACGCCAACCTGGTGAACGGACTGAAGCCGCCGGACACTGCCCTCTATCTGAACCCGTACCGGGAGTGGATCGGGGCCCAGATCCGGGCTGACATCTTCGGATACGTCTGCCCGGGCCGCCCCGAAGCGGCCGCCGCCCTTGCCTACCGGGACGCCCGCCTCTCCCACGCCCGCAATGGCATCTACGGAGAGATGTGGGCCGCCGCCTGCTTGGCGGCGGCGTTCGTGGAGGATGATGCCCGCTCCGTCATCGAGGTCGGCCTGTCCGAGATACCGCGACACAGCCGGCTGGCCACTGCCCTGAGCCAGACTCTCGCCTGGTCGGACGAAGACGACGACTGGCAGCAGACCTGGGAGCGGGTGAATGCCTCCTACGGGCATTACCACGCGGTGCACACCATCAACAACGCCTGCGCCGTCGCCCTGGCCCTTCTCCATGCCGAAGGCGATTTCCAGAAGGCCATCACCATCGCCGTCATGTGCGGCTGGGACACCGACTGCAACGGCGCCACCGCCGGGTCCATCGCCGGGGCGATGCTGGGGGCGTCCTCACTCCCTGCCCGGTGGACCGCTCCCCTGAACGATACCCTGCACAGCGCCGTGCAGGGCTTCGAGGTCTCCCGCCTCTCCGATCTGGCTGAGCGCACCTTGGCGCTGGCCCGGAGGGCTTTATGA
- a CDS encoding MFS transporter, whose amino-acid sequence MRPSEAVLAGEGSVPGSVRWLAVLATLGMVGHGLGQTVLGPVLPRVMADLSIRETAVGVLLAAGSLGFMCGCLLGGFVLDRIGLKPTLLAAWLGVVLSLGGCALSSRYPELLVSYFLFGLGSGFIETGLNVLPAQIGGGAWMMNLVHMGYGVGALTAPMGAGALLQVGRGWRTAFAAVAALSAVLLVLGAASRMPSAPSRHREASPSQPLSRLARNYLVVLSALALLFYVAGEHGMTSWAVLFMEGQYGVGSLQAGVALSLFWGAILVGRLFQGAVVSRFSLPAVVMASGLISGLAIGGFALSSSSGEAYLAATVAGLAAGGIYPNVMIYTNRRFPRQVGVVTGLLSMTAATGTFLFQPVVGRVAEVLSLSAGFLILAGAMTAVGACFLPVWLRRSREG is encoded by the coding sequence TTGCGTCCTTCGGAAGCGGTGCTGGCTGGCGAGGGGTCGGTCCCCGGCTCGGTGCGGTGGCTGGCGGTTCTGGCGACACTAGGGATGGTGGGCCACGGCCTGGGCCAGACGGTGCTGGGGCCGGTCCTGCCTCGGGTCATGGCTGACCTGAGCATCCGAGAGACGGCGGTAGGCGTTCTGCTGGCGGCGGGTTCACTGGGCTTCATGTGTGGGTGCCTGCTGGGCGGGTTCGTACTGGACCGGATCGGCCTGAAGCCGACCTTGCTGGCAGCCTGGCTAGGGGTGGTGCTGTCGCTGGGCGGGTGCGCTCTGTCGAGCCGGTATCCTGAGCTGCTGGTGTCGTACTTCCTGTTCGGGCTGGGCTCCGGGTTCATCGAGACGGGCCTGAACGTCCTGCCAGCACAAATCGGTGGCGGCGCCTGGATGATGAACCTGGTGCACATGGGCTACGGGGTAGGAGCCCTGACAGCTCCGATGGGGGCGGGGGCCCTGCTCCAGGTGGGCCGGGGGTGGCGGACGGCCTTTGCCGCAGTGGCCGCCCTCTCCGCGGTACTGCTGGTTCTGGGGGCTGCGTCTCGCATGCCGTCGGCCCCCAGCCGGCACCGGGAGGCATCCCCAAGCCAACCACTCTCCAGACTGGCCCGGAACTACCTGGTGGTTCTGAGCGCGCTGGCGCTGCTGTTCTACGTGGCCGGGGAGCACGGGATGACGTCCTGGGCCGTGCTCTTCATGGAGGGCCAGTACGGGGTGGGCTCGCTGCAGGCGGGGGTGGCTCTGTCGCTCTTCTGGGGGGCCATCCTGGTGGGGAGGCTCTTCCAGGGCGCCGTGGTGTCGCGGTTCAGCCTTCCAGCGGTAGTCATGGCCAGCGGCCTCATCTCGGGGCTGGCCATCGGTGGGTTTGCCCTCTCGTCCTCCTCGGGCGAGGCGTACCTGGCTGCGACTGTAGCCGGCCTGGCCGCTGGGGGCATCTACCCGAACGTCATGATCTACACTAACCGACGCTTTCCCCGGCAAGTCGGCGTCGTGACCGGGTTGCTCAGCATGACGGCCGCTACCGGTACCTTCCTTTTCCAGCCCGTAGTCGGACGGGTGGCCGAGGTCCTCAGCCTGAGTGCGGGCTTCCTGATACTGGCGGGCGCCATGACGGCAGTTGGGGCGTGCTTCTTGCCAGTGTGGCTCCGCCGGTCCCGCGAGGGGTAG
- a CDS encoding cellulase family glycosylhydrolase — translation MPGLRPVLTALARLITAVAVGLPAWLPAGAAAEVQGAARTANLFFASDRDGDGDIYLALPDGSVRNLTLNREPDWDPVVSPTGTMVAFVSRRDGNSEIYLLNPAVGNVVNVTNHPAADYEPDWSPDGTRLVFVSERDGGRDLYVLDWRRGAVERLTHSGPGEIYRSPAWAPDGGAIAYSAVRDGVEHVYVLDFASGEAQITQWPLKGRYPAWSPDGERLAFAGWHEDDRPGVYLARRDGAEVRWLWEARGPIRSLTWVGDAVLLSLAEAQGQSIYAVPVRGGAPELVVSTAGWDDCPSVAGEGRIPQVILPSTREPYPKRLAPVLGANIADLSNAHLLHQLGFGWIKNYLSWAGAEPQPNQFYWEDSDNVIEAAESNGLKVLLRLHDTPAWARPPNTTLTHPPSDLEAYGRFVAAVARRYRGRVAAYEIGNEPNLAFEWGEQTPDPAAYAEMLRVAYTAIKAEDPEALVISGGVATTGDGGEGAVGDLDFIRGLYEAGAKGYFDALGSHPYGFGRPPFARHQYGLAVSRLEAQHRVMLEYADGDTPIWATEVGWPLASAWTMGEHDDYVVSEAEQAFYYQQLLLQGAQTWPWLQAVFAFNLDFSTVPWYEAAQPMRWYALLEADGSPRLAFTRLRGVGVPWR, via the coding sequence ATGCCTGGGCTCCGGCCAGTCCTGACGGCGTTAGCGCGCCTGATTACCGCCGTCGCGGTCGGGCTACCCGCCTGGCTGCCTGCCGGCGCGGCGGCTGAGGTCCAGGGAGCTGCCCGGACGGCCAACCTGTTCTTCGCCTCGGACAGAGACGGCGACGGTGACATCTACCTGGCTCTCCCCGACGGGTCGGTGCGCAACCTGACCCTGAACCGCGAGCCCGACTGGGATCCAGTGGTGTCGCCCACGGGCACGATGGTGGCCTTCGTCTCCCGGCGGGACGGCAACTCCGAGATCTACCTTCTGAACCCCGCGGTGGGCAACGTGGTCAACGTGACCAATCACCCGGCGGCCGACTACGAACCCGACTGGTCGCCGGACGGCACTCGGCTGGTATTCGTCTCCGAGCGCGACGGCGGCAGGGATCTGTACGTGCTGGACTGGAGGCGGGGGGCGGTGGAGAGGCTGACGCATTCGGGGCCGGGAGAGATATACCGCTCCCCAGCCTGGGCCCCCGACGGGGGAGCCATCGCCTACTCGGCGGTGCGCGATGGGGTGGAGCACGTGTACGTGCTGGACTTCGCCTCCGGGGAGGCGCAGATCACCCAGTGGCCGCTCAAGGGCCGCTATCCTGCCTGGTCCCCGGATGGCGAGCGGCTGGCTTTCGCCGGCTGGCACGAGGACGATCGGCCTGGCGTGTACCTGGCGCGACGAGATGGGGCCGAGGTGCGATGGCTATGGGAAGCGCGCGGGCCTATACGCAGCCTCACCTGGGTCGGTGATGCCGTCCTGCTCAGCCTGGCGGAGGCGCAGGGCCAATCCATCTACGCCGTGCCCGTCAGGGGAGGAGCTCCCGAGCTGGTGGTATCCACGGCGGGATGGGACGACTGCCCCTCGGTGGCGGGCGAGGGTCGGATCCCGCAGGTGATCCTGCCCTCCACGCGGGAGCCTTACCCCAAGCGCCTGGCCCCGGTTCTGGGGGCCAACATTGCCGACTTGAGCAACGCCCACCTGCTACATCAGCTCGGCTTCGGGTGGATCAAGAACTACCTCTCGTGGGCTGGGGCCGAGCCCCAGCCGAACCAGTTCTACTGGGAGGACTCCGACAATGTGATCGAGGCGGCTGAGTCGAACGGCCTCAAAGTTCTGTTGCGGCTACACGACACGCCGGCATGGGCTCGGCCGCCCAATACCACGCTCACCCATCCGCCGTCGGACCTAGAGGCGTACGGCCGGTTCGTGGCGGCAGTGGCGCGCCGGTACCGGGGTCGGGTGGCGGCCTACGAGATCGGCAACGAGCCTAACCTCGCGTTCGAGTGGGGGGAGCAGACGCCCGACCCGGCTGCTTACGCCGAGATGCTGCGGGTCGCCTACACGGCCATCAAGGCGGAGGATCCGGAGGCCCTGGTGATCTCCGGCGGGGTAGCCACCACCGGCGACGGCGGGGAGGGCGCGGTGGGGGACCTCGACTTCATCCGGGGCCTCTACGAGGCCGGGGCCAAGGGGTACTTCGACGCCCTGGGGTCGCATCCCTACGGGTTCGGCCGGCCTCCCTTCGCCCGGCACCAGTACGGGCTGGCGGTGTCCCGGTTGGAGGCCCAGCACCGGGTGATGCTGGAATACGCCGATGGCGACACCCCCATCTGGGCCACCGAGGTGGGCTGGCCCCTGGCCTCAGCCTGGACCATGGGGGAGCACGACGACTATGTGGTGTCGGAGGCAGAGCAGGCCTTCTACTACCAGCAGCTGCTGCTACAGGGGGCCCAGACATGGCCCTGGCTACAGGCGGTGTTCGCGTTCAACCTGGACTTCAGCACCGTACCCTGGTACGAGGCGGCGCAACCGATGCGATGGTACGCCCTCCTCGAGGCCGACGGCAGCCCGCGGTTGGCCTTTACGCGCCTGCGCGGAGTGGGAGTGCCTTGGCGGTGA
- a CDS encoding MOSC domain-containing protein → MGQLVAVCLSETKGTPKTNVGSGLLRVDWGLEGDAHAGKWHRQVSLLALESIEKMKAKGLNVAPGSFAENLTTSGLVLHTLPVGTRMRIGGALVEVTQIGKVCHDRCAVYEQAGDCVMPREGIFVKVLEGGRVRAGDPVEVLER, encoded by the coding sequence ATCGGGCAGTTGGTGGCGGTGTGCCTCAGCGAGACCAAGGGCACCCCCAAGACGAATGTGGGATCAGGTCTCCTACGTGTGGATTGGGGGCTGGAGGGCGACGCCCACGCCGGCAAGTGGCACCGGCAGGTGAGCCTGCTGGCGCTGGAGAGCATCGAGAAGATGAAGGCCAAGGGCCTTAACGTCGCCCCAGGAAGCTTCGCCGAAAACCTCACCACCAGCGGCCTGGTCCTCCATACCCTTCCCGTGGGCACCCGCATGAGGATCGGCGGCGCCCTGGTCGAGGTAACCCAGATCGGCAAGGTGTGCCACGACCGCTGTGCCGTCTACGAACAGGCCGGCGACTGCGTCATGCCCCGCGAGGGCATCTTCGTCAAGGTCCTCGAGGGAGGGCGGGTGCGGGCCGGGGACCCGGTAGAGGTGCTGGAGCGATAG
- a CDS encoding VTT domain-containing protein produces the protein MGEDRGGRGYESNEVQTNTASPPLAEAGATAPRRQAILRLALVVLLTAGITFLAITFRHQLGGLEALGYPGVFLVSLLANATVVLPAPGLAFTFAMGPVLNPLLVGLVAGAGEALGEMTGYLAGRAGRTAIGQDSRYERLERITRRYGGWAILALSAIPAAVFDLVGLAAGAMRMPVLRFLLFTLVGKTIKTIAVAYAGAYSVTWLLDLIN, from the coding sequence TTGGGTGAAGACCGTGGTGGCCGTGGCTATGAGAGCAACGAAGTGCAGACCAACACCGCCAGCCCCCCTCTAGCTGAAGCGGGGGCTACCGCTCCTCGACGCCAGGCGATTCTGCGGCTGGCACTGGTGGTGCTCCTCACCGCGGGCATCACCTTCCTGGCGATCACATTCCGGCACCAGCTCGGAGGTCTGGAAGCCCTAGGCTATCCAGGCGTGTTTCTGGTCAGCCTCCTGGCCAACGCCACGGTCGTCCTCCCTGCTCCTGGCCTGGCCTTCACCTTCGCCATGGGTCCCGTCCTCAACCCACTGCTGGTTGGGCTCGTCGCCGGCGCTGGTGAGGCCCTGGGCGAGATGACCGGCTACCTGGCCGGACGGGCCGGGCGTACCGCCATCGGGCAGGATTCCCGCTACGAACGTTTGGAGCGGATCACCCGGCGCTACGGTGGCTGGGCCATCCTGGCTCTCTCGGCCATTCCGGCGGCCGTGTTCGACCTGGTGGGGCTGGCCGCGGGGGCCATGCGCATGCCCGTCCTTCGCTTCCTCCTCTTCACCCTGGTGGGAAAGACTATCAAGACCATCGCGGTGGCCTACGCCGGCGCCTACTCCGTAACCTGGCTCCTCGACCTCATAAACTGA
- a CDS encoding nucleoside 2-deoxyribosyltransferase, which produces MQRQPQPDFERLLKALRREEPDRVPLAELLMDAEAKEAFLGRPVRSVADDVDFWYRAGYDYICLPPRFSFDYWRGIPVQDGVARYERHWGREDSGLIQGWADLEKYPIPTLDQVDFSPFDQVGRHLPDGMRVVARFGDIFTTAWQAMGFTPFCYAMYEQEDLVAHLMEGLGRLVYGIFEVMSQYDVVGAMWYSDDIAYATGLMVSPGFYRRYLFPWMKRIGDLCQERGFPYIYHTDGVLWEVMDDLLACGIHALQPIEPAAMDIREVKRRYGNRLALIGNVEVDLLARGTEEQVRAEVRRLLREVAPGGGYCLGSSNTIAYYVRPENYRAMIDETLRAGNRSQVTGDRG; this is translated from the coding sequence ATGCAGAGGCAGCCGCAGCCTGACTTCGAGCGACTACTCAAGGCCCTGCGACGAGAGGAACCCGACCGGGTTCCTCTGGCCGAGCTGCTCATGGACGCCGAGGCCAAGGAAGCCTTTCTGGGCCGGCCGGTCCGTTCCGTGGCCGATGACGTGGACTTCTGGTACCGCGCCGGCTACGACTACATCTGCTTGCCGCCCCGCTTCTCCTTCGACTACTGGCGGGGTATCCCCGTCCAGGATGGGGTGGCGCGATATGAGCGCCACTGGGGGCGCGAGGACAGCGGGCTCATCCAGGGCTGGGCCGATCTGGAGAAGTACCCCATCCCCACTCTGGATCAGGTGGACTTCAGCCCCTTTGACCAGGTAGGCCGCCACCTCCCCGACGGCATGAGGGTGGTGGCCCGCTTCGGCGACATCTTCACCACCGCCTGGCAGGCGATGGGATTCACCCCCTTCTGCTACGCCATGTACGAGCAGGAGGACCTGGTCGCCCACCTCATGGAGGGCCTGGGGCGCCTGGTGTATGGCATCTTCGAGGTGATGTCGCAGTACGACGTGGTGGGGGCCATGTGGTACAGCGATGACATCGCCTATGCCACCGGCCTTATGGTGTCGCCAGGCTTCTACCGCCGGTACCTGTTCCCCTGGATGAAGAGGATCGGCGACCTCTGCCAGGAGCGAGGGTTCCCCTACATCTACCACACTGACGGCGTGCTCTGGGAGGTCATGGACGACCTGCTGGCCTGTGGCATACATGCCCTTCAGCCCATCGAGCCGGCAGCCATGGACATCCGCGAAGTCAAGCGCCGCTACGGGAACCGCCTGGCACTCATCGGCAACGTGGAAGTGGACCTGCTCGCCCGCGGAACCGAGGAACAGGTGCGCGCCGAGGTGCGCCGACTGCTAAGAGAAGTAGCGCCTGGCGGCGGTTACTGCCTCGGCTCCAGCAACACCATCGCCTACTACGTACGACCTGAGAACTACCGCGCCATGATAGACGAGACCCTAAGGGCAGGGAACCGGTCACAGGTTACAGGGGATAGGGGATAG
- the rbsK gene encoding ribokinase, with product MTEALVVGSINMDLVMRTPRLPRPGETLVGGTFRVVPGGKGANQAASASRLGHPTAMIGAVGDDDFGAAALDNLRAQAVDVTAVRRAAGEATGVAMILVDAQGRNTIVVASGANACLTPADVIAHRGLFRAARVVTLQCEIPLDTVSAAVGAAMEEGATTILNAAPAVPDLPEIALAVDFLVVNEQEAESLTGVRPAALADALSAAEHLQRRGPKCAVVTLGAQGCVYATASCSGHLPAPSVEAVDTTAAGDAFIGGLMAAVIENRPLEEALLLANCAGALAVTRMGAQSSLPDRKAVDDLFTRFRQELTA from the coding sequence ATGACCGAGGCTCTGGTCGTGGGAAGCATCAACATGGACCTGGTGATGCGCACCCCGCGCCTGCCCCGGCCCGGGGAGACACTAGTGGGGGGGACCTTCCGCGTGGTGCCGGGAGGAAAGGGCGCCAATCAGGCCGCCTCCGCCTCGCGGCTGGGCCACCCGACTGCCATGATCGGCGCCGTGGGCGACGACGACTTCGGCGCCGCTGCCCTCGACAACCTGCGGGCCCAGGCAGTGGACGTGACGGCGGTCCGGCGAGCGGCCGGAGAGGCCACCGGCGTGGCCATGATCTTGGTGGACGCCCAGGGACGCAATACCATCGTGGTAGCTTCGGGCGCCAATGCCTGCTTGACCCCAGCGGACGTCATTGCCCACCGCGGGCTCTTCCGGGCCGCCCGCGTGGTGACCCTGCAGTGCGAGATTCCATTGGATACGGTCTCGGCAGCCGTCGGCGCCGCTATGGAGGAGGGTGCCACCACCATACTGAACGCCGCCCCGGCGGTACCTGACCTCCCCGAGATCGCCCTAGCCGTGGACTTCCTGGTCGTCAACGAGCAGGAAGCGGAGTCGCTCACCGGCGTGCGCCCGGCCGCCCTGGCGGATGCGCTCTCCGCCGCCGAGCACCTGCAGCGCCGGGGCCCGAAGTGCGCCGTGGTCACGCTAGGCGCTCAGGGCTGCGTCTATGCCACCGCGTCATGCTCCGGGCACCTGCCCGCGCCGTCGGTGGAGGCGGTGGACACCACCGCGGCTGGAGACGCGTTCATCGGCGGTCTGATGGCTGCCGTCATCGAAAACCGACCGCTGGAGGAGGCGCTTCTTCTGGCCAACTGCGCCGGAGCCCTGGCCGTCACCCGGATGGGCGCTCAGTCATCGCTGCCCGACCGAAAGGCCGTCGACGACCTCTTCACTCGGTTTCGCCAGGAGTTGACAGCTTAG